The Desulfobacterales bacterium genome has a window encoding:
- a CDS encoding nitroreductase family protein, with translation MLRRSGLSQGSIRSAPAVMIICAVFERVTGSYGKRGIQYVYMEAGHAVQNASLQAGALGLGSVVIGAFNDTDVKHILGLVPEEEPLLLLPVGKYRDV, from the coding sequence TTGTTACGCCGGTCCGGGTTAAGCCAGGGGTCGATCCGCAGCGCTCCTGCGGTCATGATAATCTGTGCGGTTTTTGAGCGGGTTACCGGAAGTTACGGCAAGCGCGGCATCCAGTACGTTTACATGGAGGCCGGGCACGCCGTTCAGAACGCCTCTCTGCAGGCAGGCGCTCTGGGTCTTGGCTCGGTGGTGATCGGCGCTTTCAATGACACTGACGTCAAACACATCCTGGGTCTTGTGCCCGAAGAAGAACCGCTGTTGCTGCTGCCTGTGGGGAAATACAGGGATGTCTGA
- a CDS encoding Mut7-C RNAse domain-containing protein produces the protein MPKAIFRFYEELNDYLPKHQRKRDFRAEFSGKRSVIDMIAALGVPHPEIDLILANGKSIGFDHILKDGDRFSVYPVFEAFNIKDITRLREVPIRETRFIVDKNLDDVVKTMRLLGFDVYCDPSLSERELIEISNREKRIILTTNRKLLKLKEITRGIFIPPGKTSRQVNKIIDYLDLEEDAERCEA, from the coding sequence ATGCCAAAAGCAATATTTCGCTTTTATGAAGAGTTGAATGACTATCTGCCCAAGCATCAGCGCAAGAGGGACTTTAGAGCTGAATTTAGCGGCAAACGATCCGTAATAGATATGATTGCAGCCCTTGGGGTTCCTCATCCGGAAATTGATTTAATCCTTGCAAACGGTAAGTCAATCGGTTTCGACCATATCCTCAAAGACGGCGACCGCTTCAGCGTGTATCCGGTGTTTGAAGCCTTCAACATTAAAGACATTACCCGGCTTAGAGAAGTCCCCATTCGGGAAACCCGATTCATCGTTGATAAAAACCTGGATGATGTCGTGAAAACCATGCGGTTGCTGGGCTTCGATGTATATTGCGACCCGTCCCTGTCGGAACGGGAACTCATTGAAATTTCAAACCGCGAAAAGCGGATCATCCTGACGACAAACAGGAAACTTCTTAAACTCAAGGAAATCACCCGCGGCATATTTATCCCCCCGGGCAAAACCTCCCGGCAGGTCAACAAAATTATCGATTATCTGGATTTAGAAGAAGATGCCGAGCGATGTGAAGCATAA
- the dinB gene encoding DNA polymerase IV, translating into MPSDVKHKSIIHLDMDAFYPAVEVLDNPGLKGKPVIVGGITGRGVVSSASYEARKFGVHSAQPMATAMRLCPQGIFLSGRMSRYAEISDQVFKIFQRFTPLVEPLSIDEAFLDVTGSALLFGNPVEIAKKIRQTVREETGLTVSAGVAPSKFVAKIASDINKPDGLTVVAPDKVREFLDPLPIGKMWGVGKVTQEALAQLGIHTFRDLSRVSVEVLERKFGKYGPKMHALSMGIDERDVITHQEAKSIGNEETFDEDILDINPAKKELLALAGKVARRLRHEGVAGRTITLKVKYSDFVLITRSATLNKFTNDGTIVYQTACGLLEKTETGKRPVRLLGISVSQLGTRGGEEQLSLFTRIASDRKRKNLNTTLDSLQDRFGENIVRPGTLIDE; encoded by the coding sequence ATGCCGAGCGATGTGAAGCATAAATCCATCATCCATCTGGACATGGATGCCTTTTATCCGGCGGTGGAAGTCCTGGACAACCCCGGCCTGAAGGGAAAACCGGTGATTGTCGGGGGGATTACCGGAAGGGGGGTGGTCTCGTCCGCTTCTTATGAGGCTCGGAAGTTCGGCGTCCATTCGGCCCAGCCCATGGCGACGGCCATGCGGCTCTGCCCCCAGGGGATATTTCTGTCGGGCAGAATGTCCAGATATGCTGAAATCTCCGATCAGGTATTTAAAATATTTCAGCGCTTCACCCCGCTGGTGGAACCCTTGTCCATCGATGAAGCCTTTCTGGATGTGACCGGGTCCGCCCTTCTTTTCGGTAATCCGGTGGAAATCGCGAAAAAGATCCGGCAGACGGTGCGGGAGGAGACCGGTCTGACCGTGTCGGCCGGGGTGGCGCCATCTAAATTTGTGGCCAAGATCGCCTCTGATATCAACAAGCCGGACGGATTGACGGTTGTCGCCCCTGACAAGGTCAGGGAATTTTTGGATCCGCTTCCCATCGGTAAGATGTGGGGGGTGGGCAAGGTGACCCAGGAGGCCTTGGCCCAACTCGGGATCCATACGTTCAGGGACTTGAGCCGGGTTTCGGTTGAGGTTTTGGAGAGAAAATTCGGCAAATACGGCCCCAAGATGCATGCACTGTCCATGGGGATAGATGAAAGGGACGTGATCACCCATCAGGAGGCAAAGTCCATCGGAAATGAAGAGACCTTTGACGAGGATATCCTTGATATCAATCCGGCCAAAAAGGAACTTTTGGCGCTTGCGGGTAAGGTGGCCCGCCGGCTGCGGCATGAGGGCGTTGCAGGCAGGACCATCACCTTGAAAGTGAAGTACAGCGATTTTGTTCTGATCACCCGGTCTGCGACGCTGAATAAATTCACAAATGACGGGACTATTGTATATCAAACAGCCTGCGGGCTGCTGGAAAAAACCGAGACAGGCAAAAGACCTGTCAGACTTCTGGGGATCTCTGTCTCACAGCTCGGCACCCGCGGCGGCGAAGAACAGCTTTCCCTGTTTACCCGCATTGCATCGGACCGCAAAAGAAAAAATTTAAACACCACCCTGGACTCGCTGCAGGATAGATTCGGGGAAAACATCGTGCGTCCGGGCACGCTGATTGATGAATAG
- a CDS encoding ABC transporter ATP-binding protein has protein sequence MAILEAKNLNKTYTVDHRNIMVLNDISLLVAPGEFVVIAGSSGSGKTTLLTLLSGLDHPSSGRVFIDGRDITGASEDELAPLRNRMIGFVFQSFHLVPSMTARENIMFPAELMGRPDAGKKARELLQRVGLQDRGDNLPSQLSGGEKQRISLCRAMINNPKLLFADEPTGNLDSQNGRLVLAQMLELKAEQGATLVLVTHNPDIAAAADRVLTLKDGRLTG, from the coding sequence ATGGCCATTCTTGAAGCAAAAAATCTAAATAAAACCTACACGGTGGATCATCGCAACATCATGGTTTTGAACGACATCTCGCTGCTGGTGGCGCCGGGCGAATTTGTGGTCATCGCCGGCAGCAGCGGCAGCGGAAAAACCACGCTGCTGACATTGCTTTCGGGGCTGGACCACCCGTCTTCGGGCCGGGTTTTTATCGATGGACGCGACATTACGGGCGCATCGGAAGATGAGTTGGCGCCGCTTCGCAACCGCATGATCGGGTTTGTTTTTCAATCGTTTCATCTGGTGCCCTCCATGACGGCCAGGGAAAATATCATGTTCCCGGCCGAATTGATGGGGCGGCCGGATGCGGGAAAAAAAGCCCGGGAGCTGCTCCAGCGGGTGGGGCTCCAGGATCGGGGGGACAATCTGCCCAGCCAGCTCTCGGGCGGAGAAAAACAGCGGATCTCCCTGTGCCGGGCCATGATCAATAATCCGAAACTGCTTTTTGCCGATGAACCCACCGGCAACCTCGATTCGCAAAACGGACGGCTCGTCCTGGCGCAGATGCTTGAGCTGAAGGCCGAACAGGGCGCCACCCTGGTACTGGTGACCCATAATCCGGACATTGCGGCAGCCGCAGATCGCGTCTTGACCCTAAAAGACGGAAGGCTTACAGGATAA
- a CDS encoding FtsX-like permease family protein, producing the protein MIQADFIRREIARSSKQAVVFCLCVALSLTSLTAFSGFSKSVYRSLLNDAKKLHAADIIVHSHETLSDSLDQAISAEIRQGRVIRSSYHEFYSVVRTADDQASVLAHVKVVEKGYPFYGEVVLRSGRPFGEVLTAGQAVVEQSLLDRLGIGIGARLKVGYSSLTIRDVVESEPDRPVNVFSFGPRVFVFSRDLDALGLVQTGSRITWQTLLKVPDENRIDAVADRLRSAAESDRERVDTFRTARTRVKRFLDNFIFFLNLIGMFILIIAGMGIQNTLTAFFNEKQQTIAVMKTVGASNRQIIRYFLPMVFLLGLLGTAMGISAGIVVQFGMARLLSAFFPSGTAPAVAWSGIGESLALGFAVVALFTFVPLYRLREMRPAMIFRKETDGPHKRWPVYASAAGFMLFFFGLVLRHMQDLRFGVYFVIAIGGLILVAGFFTRLLLGVLKRLSIRRMVVRQAVKGLFRQGNATQAIIVTLTASLSVIFAIYLIEQNLDRTYVQSYPADAPNVFVLDIQPSQREAFAAFAAQPLTFYPVVRAQVTAINDIPIDRRAERTRRRDNLARTFNLTYRETLLDDEKIIKGGRLFRRDWTGPQVSVMDTIVEMHPMDVGDTVRFNIQGVPLTARISSIRTRTTDSLKPFFYFVFEDKTLQSAPQTIFTALRVEKDRIGPLQSRMAKAFPNISVIDLSATIRVFAGIMQQLSAIVRGFSILSMAAGILILISAVFATRAERITESVYYKILGARKSFVAKVFVLEIFIAGLFSAVLALAMSQTGALLISRHYLDIAYYPFLGSCGLIAATALLLIMAIGLIPARSILAKKPIVYLRERPDE; encoded by the coding sequence ATGATTCAGGCAGACTTCATCAGGCGCGAAATCGCGCGCTCATCCAAACAGGCTGTTGTGTTCTGCCTGTGTGTGGCGCTGTCGCTCACCAGCCTGACGGCCTTTTCGGGCTTTTCCAAAAGTGTCTATCGCTCCCTTTTAAACGACGCCAAAAAGCTGCATGCCGCCGATATCATCGTTCATTCCCACGAGACCCTATCCGATAGTCTTGACCAAGCCATATCCGCTGAAATCCGCCAGGGGCGGGTAATCCGCAGCAGCTATCACGAGTTTTACAGTGTGGTGCGAACGGCCGATGACCAGGCGTCGGTCCTGGCGCACGTCAAAGTCGTTGAAAAGGGGTATCCGTTTTACGGGGAAGTGGTATTGCGTTCGGGCCGACCGTTTGGAGAGGTCTTGACGGCGGGACAGGCCGTGGTGGAACAGTCGCTGCTGGATCGGCTGGGAATCGGCATCGGCGCCCGGCTCAAGGTCGGATATAGCAGCCTGACGATCCGGGATGTGGTCGAATCGGAGCCGGACCGGCCGGTCAATGTTTTTTCCTTCGGCCCGCGCGTGTTTGTCTTCAGCCGGGACCTGGACGCCCTGGGGCTTGTCCAGACCGGCAGCCGCATCACCTGGCAAACCCTCCTGAAGGTTCCGGACGAGAACCGGATAGATGCCGTAGCCGACCGCCTCCGGTCGGCTGCAGAGAGCGACCGGGAACGGGTGGACACCTTTCGGACCGCCCGGACCCGGGTGAAACGCTTCCTGGACAATTTCATCTTTTTTTTAAACCTCATCGGCATGTTTATCCTGATCATCGCCGGCATGGGCATCCAGAACACCCTGACGGCCTTTTTCAATGAAAAGCAGCAGACCATCGCCGTCATGAAAACGGTGGGGGCCAGCAACCGCCAGATCATCCGCTATTTCTTGCCGATGGTTTTCCTGCTGGGCCTTTTGGGAACGGCCATGGGCATATCCGCCGGGATCGTGGTCCAGTTCGGCATGGCACGACTGCTCAGCGCCTTTTTCCCTTCCGGCACGGCGCCGGCCGTGGCCTGGTCCGGTATCGGCGAAAGCCTGGCGCTGGGTTTCGCGGTGGTGGCCCTCTTTACGTTTGTGCCCCTCTATCGCTTAAGAGAGATGCGGCCGGCCATGATTTTCCGCAAAGAGACGGACGGGCCGCACAAGCGCTGGCCGGTCTATGCGTCCGCCGCCGGGTTCATGCTCTTTTTCTTCGGACTGGTCCTGCGGCACATGCAGGACCTGCGTTTCGGCGTTTATTTTGTTATCGCCATCGGCGGGCTGATCCTCGTGGCGGGCTTTTTCACCCGCCTGTTGCTGGGGGTTTTAAAACGCCTCTCCATTCGCCGGATGGTCGTTCGCCAGGCGGTCAAGGGCCTGTTCCGGCAGGGCAATGCCACCCAGGCCATTATTGTCACGCTGACCGCGTCCCTGAGCGTCATCTTTGCCATTTACCTGATCGAACAGAATCTGGACAGGACCTATGTCCAATCCTACCCGGCCGATGCGCCCAACGTCTTCGTGCTGGACATCCAGCCGTCCCAGCGGGAGGCTTTTGCGGCCTTCGCGGCGCAGCCCCTGACCTTCTATCCGGTGGTGCGGGCACAGGTCACCGCCATCAACGACATCCCCATCGACCGCCGGGCGGAGCGGACCCGGCGCCGCGACAATCTTGCCCGGACCTTTAACCTGACCTACCGGGAAACGCTGCTGGACGACGAAAAAATCATCAAAGGCGGCCGCCTGTTTCGCAGGGACTGGACCGGGCCCCAGGTGTCGGTGATGGACACGATTGTGGAGATGCACCCCATGGACGTGGGGGACACCGTCCGCTTCAACATCCAGGGGGTCCCGCTGACAGCCAGGATTTCAAGCATCCGCACCCGCACCACGGATTCGCTCAAACCCTTTTTCTATTTCGTGTTTGAAGACAAGACCCTGCAATCCGCACCCCAGACGATCTTTACGGCCCTGCGGGTCGAAAAAGACCGGATCGGTCCATTGCAAAGCCGCATGGCCAAGGCGTTTCCCAACATCAGCGTCATCGATCTGTCGGCGACTATCCGGGTTTTTGCGGGCATCATGCAGCAGCTCTCCGCAATTGTGCGCGGGTTCAGCATCCTCAGCATGGCCGCCGGGATTCTGATCCTGATCAGCGCGGTGTTCGCGACCCGTGCCGAAAGAATCACCGAATCGGTCTACTATAAAATCCTGGGGGCCCGGAAGTCTTTTGTGGCAAAGGTCTTCGTCCTTGAAATTTTTATCGCGGGTCTCTTCAGTGCAGTGCTGGCGCTGGCCATGTCCCAGACCGGCGCTTTATTGATCAGCCGGCATTACCTGGACATCGCCTATTATCCGTTTTTAGGATCCTGTGGTTTGATTGCCGCAACCGCCCTCTTGCTGATCATGGCAATCGGCCTGATCCCCGCCCGCTCAATCCTCGCGAAAAAGCCCATCGTGTATTTAAGGGAGAGGCCGGATGAATAA
- a CDS encoding arylesterase: protein MNKSKRLMPAALVMVLLIALAGCGPEPSSDGAAPQTPVQTPSVRGTIVAMGDSLTDGLGVDETEAYPALLEKKLAAGGHPFTVVNAGVSGETSSGALARIDWVISSLKPDLIILETGANDGLRGIDPDVLRKNLDRIVSIIKSNDIAVILCGMKMLPNLGPVFTQAFTDIYPEIAQKHAIPLIPFFLEGVAGDPQYNQPDRLHPTAEGYRRIVDHIYPYVLDAVKNLPGDFPPAPGS, encoded by the coding sequence ATGAATAAGTCTAAACGGTTAATGCCGGCGGCCCTCGTCATGGTTCTGTTGATAGCCCTGGCCGGGTGCGGCCCCGAGCCCTCATCCGATGGGGCCGCGCCCCAAACCCCGGTCCAAACGCCGTCCGTCCGGGGAACCATCGTTGCCATGGGCGACAGCTTAACAGACGGTCTCGGTGTCGATGAAACCGAGGCCTATCCCGCCCTGCTGGAAAAAAAACTGGCTGCCGGCGGGCACCCTTTTACCGTCGTCAATGCGGGCGTCAGCGGCGAGACCAGCAGCGGGGCCCTTGCGCGCATCGATTGGGTCATTTCATCCCTTAAGCCGGATCTCATTATTCTTGAAACCGGCGCCAATGACGGCCTGCGGGGGATTGATCCGGATGTCCTCAGAAAAAACCTGGACCGGATCGTTTCAATCATCAAAAGCAACGACATCGCCGTTATTTTGTGCGGCATGAAAATGCTTCCCAATCTGGGTCCGGTCTTTACCCAGGCCTTTACCGATATTTATCCTGAGATTGCCCAAAAACACGCGATTCCCCTGATCCCTTTTTTCCTGGAAGGGGTTGCCGGCGATCCCCAATACAATCAACCGGACCGGCTGCATCCCACCGCAGAAGGCTACCGCCGCATTGTCGATCATATCTATCCGTATGTCCTGGACGCCGTCAAAAATTTGCCCGGGGATTTTCCACCTGCTCCCGGATCGTGA
- a CDS encoding YwbE family protein, with the protein MSGSNRSDIKAGTRVQVVQKQDQRSGKLTEGIVKDILTKSSSHPHGIKVRLASGVVGRVKNILSGESAP; encoded by the coding sequence ATGAGTGGAAGTAACCGGTCTGACATTAAGGCGGGAACCCGGGTCCAGGTTGTACAGAAACAGGATCAGCGCAGCGGCAAGCTGACGGAAGGGATTGTTAAGGATATTCTCACAAAGTCTTCCTCCCATCCCCACGGCATTAAGGTTCGCCTGGCCAGCGGCGTCGTCGGCCGGGTGAAAAATATCCTCTCCGGGGAAAGTGCGCCTTGA